CCGACGAACCGTTCGCGCCGAAGATATTCTTCACGAGTTGCGAGAAGGCCGTGGTGCAGGCCGACGAGTTCCGGTCCGTGACGCTGGTGTTCGAGGACGGCGACCGCCAGACCTTCCGCGGGGACTTCCGGGACCGCGCGCAGTTCGTCGGCACCGGAGACAATCAGGGCGAGGTTCTGAAGGCCGTCGTCGTGAGGGGACCGGACGGCGAGTCGGTGACGCGCCGGAATCCGAGCTTCGAGGCCTGTGCGGGGCCGGACACGACCACTACCACGGAGACGACGACCACCACCACGACGGAGACGCCCGGACCGCTCGAACCCACCTACGACTTCGCCTGCACGAAGGTCGCAGTGGACGCCCACCGCTACGACTCGGTGACGCTGGTGTTCGAGGACGGCGACCGCCAGACCTTCCGCGGGCGGTTCCGAGGTCGAAACGTGTTCTTCGGGACCGGTGAGAACCGCGACGAAGTCATCGAGCGCGTCGTCGTGAGACGCGGCGACCGGACCGCCTCGCAGCGCAACCCCGACTTCGAGGAGTGCGTCGAGCGCGAGACGCCGACCACGACCACCACGACGACGCTGGAACTGCCGACGACCACCACTACCGAGACGACCACCACCACCACGACCACGGAGGAACCGGGGCCGCCGCCGAACGGGAAAGCGGCGAGTCCGTCCTGCGAGCGCCTCCGACTGTCGAACCCGACCACCGAGCGGTTGACCTTCTCGGTGACGGCGGAGTCCGGACTGACGCGCGTCGTCATCCTGAACCCGGGCCAGACCGAGACGTTCGCCATCCCGCCCGGCACCTACCGGGTGCAGGCGAAGGCGGGCGGACTGGTCGAACCGACCCGGCCCGCGACGGTCAACGGCGTCGAGATAGAGAACATCCGGGTCGAGGCGTGCCCGACGCCGACGACCACGACGACCACAGAGACCACTACCACGACGGAAACGGACACGACCACCACCACGGAGACGCCGACAACGACGGAGACGCCAACCACGACGGACACGACCACCACGACGACCGAGGAACCCGCGGAACCGACCACGACGACGACGGAAACCGCGACTACCACGACCGAAACCACCACGGCGACGGAAACGACGACCACCGAGACGACTACCACGACAACGACGACTGCCACCGCTACGACTACCACGACAACGACGACTGCCACCGCTACGACTACCACGACAACGACGACCACGACAGCGGAACCCCGACCGCCGAACCTGACGGCGCGCTCGGACGCGTGCGAGGAGTTGACCGTCGAGAACCCGAGCGACGAGAACGCGACGGTCAACGTGACCGGACCTGACGACTTCGCGCGGGAGTTCGCGGTCGGTCCCGGCGAGAACCGGACGCTGGCGAATCTGACGCCCGGCGACTACGAGGTTCGGGCGTGGGTGCCCGGCGGCGACCAGACGGCGGCCGACGACGAGACCGAGCGCCGGAACGCGACCGTCAACGGCGACGCGGCCGGGACGGTGAGCGTCGCCGACTGCCCGAACGTCGTGGTCTCCTCGGCGGACCCCGGGACCTTGAGCGTCGAGAACCCGACCGACCTGAACGTGACGGTCAACGTGACCGGGCCGGACGACTTCGCGCGGACGCTGGAATTGGTCCCCGGCGACGAGACGACGCTGGACGAGTTACCGCCGGGGAACTACTCGGTCCGAGCGCGGACCGGGTTCGTCGGCGAGGAACCCGGCAAGGCGACCGTCAACGACGGGGCGAACGTCACCGTGAGCGTGGCCGGCCGGCCGACCACGACCGAGACGACGACAACGACCGAGGCGACCACTGCCACGACCGAAACGACGGAGACCACGACCACAGCGACTACGACCACCGAGACGACTACAACGGAAACCACGACGACAATAGAGACTACGACCACCGAGACGACTACAACGGAAACCACGACGACAACAGAGACTACGACGACAACGGAGACCACCACCACCGAGACTACCACCACAGAGACCACCACCGAAACGACGACGGAAACGACCACCACGACGGCAGAACCGGAACCGGCCGCCGTGAACGTCGTGGCGACCAGTGAGGAGTGCGAAGCGCTCACTCTCGTCAACGAAGGCGAACGCGAGGTCACGGTCGAAGTCGTCGGACCCGACGGCTTCGAGGAGACGGTGACGGTCCCGCCCGGTCGAGTGCGCGAACTCTCGGACCTCCCGTCCGGCGAGTACGAGGTCCGGGCGACCGGCGAGGGCGTGACGATAAACGAAACTGAGAGCGCTGCGGTCGAAGTCGCGGACTGTCCGGCGGCCGCTGAACAGTCGCCGACCACGACCACTACTGAGACCACCACTACCACGGCTACTGAAACGACAACGACGACGGAAACGACCACGACAACCACCGAGACTACGACCACCAAAACCACCACCACCACGACGACGGAAACCACGACTACCGAGACGACCACCACCGAGTCTACGACCACCACGACGGAGACGACCACGACAACTACTGAAACGACTACCACAACGACGACCACCACGACCACCGAGACGGCGCCGACGCCGAAGGTCGAACCGCGGCCGGTCGCCGGATTCCCGAGGTGCGAGGACTTCGGGTTGGAGCGCGGCCTACTGTTGACCTACGAGGACGGTGAGTTCACCAGCGAGAACGCCACCCGAGTCGGGCCGAACACCTTCCAGTTCGAGGCGGGCGGCGATAGCTTCGAGATAGAGTTAGGGGTCGCCGAGCGCGACGACGACGGCCAACCCGTCGCGGTGACGTTCGACTCGACGCTCCGCACGGCCGCGGCCATCGTCTACGGCGGGCCGGGCGGGAACGTCTACGTCTTCCCCGAGGGCGTCTCGGCGCGAGCGGAACTCACCGCGCCCGACAACCCCGGCGGGAATCCGTTCCCCGTCGAGCAGTTCGCGGTGTGCTACGACCCCGGGACGCCGAACCGGGCCGAGAGCGTCGGCGAGTCGGCGGGGTCGGCCGACTTCCCGCTCGCCGGTCGGAGTGCGACCGCGCTGGTCGGGTGCGCCGCGGTCGGGATGCTGGTCGCACGACGGCGGCGGTAACTAGGCGGCGAACCTCCGGACGACGCGGTGGCGCTCGAAATTTGCCAAGGACGCGTTCCGTGCCGTTTGGGCAATCGCGACTATCAGGAAATCGGCGGGAGGACTCGACGGTGATTCCCACTGGCACGTCGGCGGTTCGATTCCGACTGGCGGGACGGCGACCGGGCGAAGTGACGGCGGAATCGAAGCTCTGTTCAGACAGACACGTCCGCATCTCGAATCAGGCGTCTGACGTGGCCGAGCGAGTAGGAGACGCCGTACTCGCGCTCGATGAGTTCCCGGACGAGTTCGGGCGTCCACGACGAGGCCTCGAAGTCGTAGGCGGCGGGCGAGTCCGCGAGCGCGTCGAACACCGCCTCGCGCTCGTCGGCGGCGAGTTCCGAGGGCCGGCCCGGCCGGTCGTCGTCCTCGACGGCCTCGGAGAGGGGTTTCTCGGCGATGCGGTCGAGCCAGTAGTAGAGCGTCGATTCCGGAACGTCGTACCGCTCCGAGAGGACCGAGACCGACACGCCGTCCTTGTACGCGATGGCCACCATCAGGCGCTTGGTGGCCTTCGCGCTCTCCGCCGCGTCGAGTTGGTCCTGCAGGGCCGAGAGCGGGACACCGTCGAGCTTGTCCATCGGGTAGAATTTTCATATTTCTTGTTATTAACTCTATCTGTTCTTATATGATTTCAGACTTGACTGTTCCGCCGACGGTGTGGACGACCACGTTGCCAGTTCCCCGGGGGTTTAGACAGTCGCCCTCGTACGGCCGGCCATGGAAGTCACCGACTACGAGTTGTTCGAGGTACCACCGAGATGGCTGTTCCTGCGCCTCGAAACCAGCGACGGGACCGTCGGGTGGGGCGAACCGGTAGTCGAGGGCCGGGCCCACACCGTCCGGGCCGCCGTCGAGGAGTTGCTCGACGGCTACCTGCTCGGCGAGGACCCCCTCAGAATCGAGGACCACTGGCAGGCGCTCTATCGCGGCGGGTTCTACCGGGGCGGCCCGGTCCTGATGTCCGCCATCGCAGGCATCGACCAAGCGCTCTGGGACATCAAGGGCAAGCACTTCGGCGCGCCGGTCTACGAACTCCTCGGCGGGAAAGCCCGCGACCGAATTCGGGTCTATCAGTGGATCGGCGGCGACCGGCCCGCGGACGTTGGCGAGGCCGCCCGCGAGCAGGTCGAGGCCGGATTCACGGCGCTGAAGATGAACGCGACGCCTGAACTGGAGCGCGTCGATTCGCCCGCGAAGATTCGGC
The nucleotide sequence above comes from Halorussus limi. Encoded proteins:
- a CDS encoding helix-turn-helix domain-containing protein translates to MDKLDGVPLSALQDQLDAAESAKATKRLMVAIAYKDGVSVSVLSERYDVPESTLYYWLDRIAEKPLSEAVEDDDRPGRPSELAADEREAVFDALADSPAAYDFEASSWTPELVRELIEREYGVSYSLGHVRRLIRDADVSV